TTTATACCAATATTGAACTATTGTTTAATAGCTTCATATATATGAAAGGGATTCTGAAATACTTATTTTTTATCATAAATTGGTTTAGTTTTAAAGTGATGGgtcgtttatttatttttttgttttattgtttttttttctcctactgCCCATAGTTATTTAGGGTCCCAGACTGCCCCTTTGGATCCTTTCTCATACCTTATGTGTTGAGGTCATGTTGTCAACTGAGAAATGTAGATGTGTTGTACTCACAAGATTATTTCCCCGTTTGTACTCATGTTAAAAGTAGACATTGCCTGTCTCTGAGTTTCATATTGCACTTCAAATGCTATTTTGCTATGGTTTGTCCGTTGGTGTGTCGAGGAGAGAACAACCCTGACGTGATCTTTTGGAGCCCACTGTGTGTCTGACACTTTGGGCCAGAGACAAAGGACTTCTTTGGCAATGAAGAGGACAAAAGCGTCTTCATTTCCCAGTGAGCCAGTATATTTACAGTAATAGTATTTCCAGTAAGTGTATCCATTATTTACAGTTGCCCCCGAGATTTCAGGTTACAATTGAACAGATTTCTGCTATATTAAAAGAAAAGTTGTATTTAAGAGTTTAAGACAGGGGTGgtgaacctatgtcttgagggccatttacggcccttgagaccATCTTATCTGTCCCcgacatgaaatatgacatattttgtaaagaaagttagaaattacatttgcaatacaattaagataCATTTTCAGGGAACctggtgaaggtggggtctgttgtaaaggtttatgtcttcaatataggcataaagtgcaggggaagatccaggtttgtgttcatagtacggccattGGAGGACTTTAGGACTTGGACTTGGAGGTCCCTGgaatgaaaaagtttccccacccctggtctacgaTGTGTCATTTGCATCTGATGGCATGGTGTGttgttattatatatttattaggGACTGTTGTTGACTGAAAAGTGGGAGTTCAGACTCCTGGTTTAGCATCAGAGGAAAGCATGCACGGGTATGTATATATAAGGCTGCCCTTTGCCAAAAAACTGTTGTGAAACTCGCCAATGGTGCTCCACGCAAGTGCAgctgagttgtaggcctactgatctTTCTGGCAGTGATTACGACCTGCCTCTCGGATCTTGCACTCTGCCATTTAACCACACTGACTAGTCAGTGCACCAGAGTCTTCCACATCATGTTACGATTACCCAGtcctaggcctatattatattaaacATGCATTACTACTATACACTGGGCAATATTACAACCACAGCAACATTCCGGCAGGATTTGGAAAATGCGTTGTGAAATCTACAAGAATGAGTATTATTACTAAATGAATGTATTTCCAATAACGCGGGTTAAGACAAAGGATTCAGAGAGGAGATAAGGAAGaaccacaaaataaatcaatactgCCTGCAACTTGAAAAGTACCCAGAATAACCTCTTGGTAGCCTAATGTTTGTGGGATTTTTTATTAACTTTTGGCATTGTTTAAATGATTATTCAATGATGTAGCACTGTCAGATGTTAAAGCACTTTGACCTGTAAATTGAAACATTTGGCCATATTCTTTTTGTGGTCTGAGATATTCTGCGGTCTGTGCGTTCAGTTTACACTTTTGTTTCCAATGCATCACAATTTGATTACATACTCATACAGTACAACACCTATGTTTTTAAATCTGTACGTCTTAAAGATAACGATTTGAGATTGAAATTAGACCTTGTTTAGgtcgtttttcttcttttttggggAAAATATCAGAGAGTAATTTGTAACATATCCTCTGTTTAAAATACTTTGTCAAACTAATGGAGTATGTTTGATGTTATGTTGCTGAACTTTTGACTTGCTTGAGGTGATTACATTTACATGAAAAGAAACCCgagtttttgttttattgtttgaaGTGTGCTTGCGTTTGTACAATGGAAGTATGATTCCATGCTGTCAAGGAAAGTGCGCAAAATGTGCCCACGGGTATGGAAATTTCCTTCCTATTTTACACTACGAAATAGAATACTTTTAGAATACTGCCTACAATCAATTAAGAtagaataataaaaataaacatttgagAACAGATTTATTTTGCTTTATCTCCTGACCCAAGACAACCACCctcaaaatgttttgttttgacaACTACATTGCGCCAAGTGGCTGATGGTGTGCTTGCTTTACTGCTCTAAGTGCAGACTACTCTTGGCCCATTTTGAGACCAAACTAGTCTGGCTTTAACCACGCTCCGTTGGACACAGTCTAATGTTAATGTGATGGGCTACTCCCTTCACTTACCTTTCCAAAACGATGGGCTGCGGTGCTGTGGTAGCCCAAACTCTAAGATTTGGATTGGGCTGTTTGTAGCACGAGTATCGAGAAGCCACAGTTGGCCTCTGTAACGCGTAGTGTCCATGATTCTCAGCCTGATGTCTCGTGCATTTACAAATCAAAATAGGGGAAACATAAAGCAAAGGAATGCAGGAGGACGGAAGTCTTCCCACTGCTGTTGTCCATTCTATCACATTCGAGTTTCCATTACCAACGTCAATAAATATGTATTTCCTTAGTTGCGCACCAAAGCCCGCTGAATATTCACGACTAATCAGGAACTTCAAACCTCACGGTTCGCCTCGGAAGTAGAAGAGGACAAATAGATGTGTTTTGCACATTAAAAAGACAAGGCAGGCTCTCCAGAGTGGCATGGCATAGTTGGAGAGATGTGCGTTTCCTTGGCTGGGCCTGGGTCTCTTTTCACCGCCCCCTTTGCGCGTTGCTCCTGAATGCGCTGTGAAAGGCCGAGGGCGTGCCGCCAATTCGCCTCGCCGCACGGTGCCATCCTCTCCTCGTTATCCGAAATGCAGCTGGTTTTATGACACAACCAACCACCTAACATGCAAATACTGGACCCTGTGGTAAGTCAACTCTAACCCAACACGGTATCCACGGTTTGCCCGGAAAATTTAAGTTTTAAATGGCTCAGCTGACTGCACTGCAAGTGTTCCTATTTCATTCTACTTATGGATTGTGACCTGTGTTCTGCTTGAAAACTATTTTGTGGAAGTACATCATGCATCTTTCATGCATGCTCGCAAGTCATTATATCTTCGTTAATAAATTAGGAAATGACAGAAGTTGCACACACCTTTGTAGTTTCATAAGGATTTCCATGTAGGCAAAACAGCTTCGTGGGAATTATGATTTGCAACAGCACCACAGTGGCATCGCTACTTGGTTTAGACCTTTTGTAAGTAGGTCTGGTAATAAAGCAAAAGCTCAGATTTTGAGGGTGACAATTGTACTCGTCTAGAACAGTCTTCTTTACCATTGCATGGGTTCACATTCAGTAAAAGGACCACACTGACGACGTATTATGGTGTATGCCAGAAAATGCcataatataggctacataaactAAACCTATCCAGTCAACACTCGCAACCTTTTGCAAGCCAATAGGCCTACACCCACTGAGTTCTGGATTAGCAAGAGTTAAAACTATAGCATATAGGCCCATTGTGTATTATCAATAGTTAAAAAACTCAGTCATTTGATGTTGTCATTAATGAATTTGATTAGTGTGAAGATGCTCCCCACCAGTCTTTCACATTGCTCTTGGATGACATTATTTCACTCCTGGTGCAGGAATTCAAGCAGGCCTAGCTttgtttgatggcttgtgaccatccatcTTCCTCTTTATAACATTGCAGAGGTTGCACTTTGTAGTTCATTCTAACGATAAGAATCCACCACTTGGGAGAACTATACAGATGGTGAACTCCCGAAATATAATAGTATGATAATCAAAGAGGTGATAAAGCGGATAGCCGTTCACCCTAGACTGACCACTGGAAACATTTTTTATAGAGACAATGGCTGTTGACCACAAGAGACAACTAGAGGGCTGTTGTTGAGTCAGTTGTTGAGGGCTCTGataccagacacacagacaagtgcAAGGGTCATGAACACAAAACCACGTTGGCGAGATTCAACAGTTCGTGTAACATTTATTACAAAAATAGACATCATGCAATCAACATTGTTTTTCAtataataaaatctaaaataagtGTGCAAATTATATAATAAACCATATAGACACTCCAATAACCTTAAACATTGGACAATTAGGGCAAACATTGGACTATTAGGTCACCAGGGCCGCCAGTAAGGGTCACAGGGAGACATTAAATGCATGTAATTACACTGTCCTTCAATGGAGAAACTGGCTTTGGTCGAGTATACAGTGCTTCTGTCTTGATTGAGCCTTTTCGTTGCAAATGCGACGACCTGTGGGGCGCTTGGACAACTGTCTTTGCCTGTGGCATTTGAAGATGGAGTTTTTGCTGGCTGCTCAGGTATTCGGTGGGCCTTTCCGGACACTGTTAGGCAGCTAGTCTCAGCAGCAGGATTTGCTTGTTCAACCGCATTTGCAGCCAGTCTTTGCGGACCAAGGTTCGGTGACTTTCGTGAGTGCGCGGCGCTGTCCAAGGTCCTGGAATTTTCGTGGTGCGCATCCGTGCGAGGCAGGCGGCTGGAGAGCTGTGTTAGCATGTCGGAGCGATTCCTCCTTCCGATGTCTGTCATCAGCAAATACTGATCAACACCTGCCAGACAACTGCGGAAGCCTGCTTGGTACTCGGCGAAGTCAGAGTTCATAGCCAGACCTGGAAATCAAGGGCAGAATCGTAAGTTTATCCAACATCTTGCAGGTGTACACACATTATGGAAGACTGGTGAAATGGAGACGAATAGTGCACTGGAATTCTATTTTTCACCAAGAATTTTGAATAAAACTTACCACGATGATTTTTCTGCAATTGCTTCAGATGTCGCACTGTAAGCTCAAGAATATCGGCCTTTTCCAGCTTCCGTTTTCTAATCTGAGGAAAGAACAAAAACATTTAAATGACCTTGCAAACTGGATGCCAACCGATTGGTAAGGCTATGATATGGATAAAATCCTTGCTACATCAAGCGTTGTAACTCACGTTATTTGAGTAGCAGGATTCCAACAAAGTCTTCAACTGATCAAGACATTTGTTGATACgagctcttctcttcttctccataAGTGGTTTGGAAACCTGGAAGTTAACGTAAAGATCAGTTAGGGGAAAAGTTTATAACGTTGAATAGCAGCACAGATACAATAATAATATCAGTGTCTTATCCCCAATCCCACAGATAGCCTAAAGTGTTGATGAATGCCTACCTTCTTTCCACTGAAGACTTTGGGCTTTTCTGGGTCTGCTGCAGCCACCATGGCAAAGCCCAACTTGTTCCTTGTGAAGAGTGATGCGCACTCGAAGTATTTCCAAGCGAGAGTGCAGGAATGCGCTCTTCCTCGGGTATTTATACTGGCAGTCAATTTACATGTCAATGCGGAGCCTGTCAAACAGAGGACAGTGACACTTTGTGTCCACTTGAAAGAAATAAGGAATATAACTCAACGTCACTTCAACTAGAAGTAATGTGGCGTGCGTCTTTAAGTTTGCAAAAAATAACTACCTTAAATAAGTTTTGATGAAGTGCACTACACATAGTTTGGCTACTGTAATGGGAGATGAAATAGTACACATTCAGTAGCCTAATCCCCTATTAACTAAATATTATAGCCTCATGGACTCTAGGTGCCCACAGTCATAGGTACCACTTTCATTGGTGTTTGCTGTGGAAAAACATCTTCAATGACCATAATGCACATCGCTACTTTGAGCGCTGACTTAGCCTACACACGCATCATATAGGCCCAGACAAACGTGTAATGGACTATAAAATACACGCAGTCAGCATTTGATGCACTATTTTTTGATTGATTATTTAGGTCTACTATACTAAAAAGCTTCGACCAGGACCTGTAAGGCCCTGAGGAACAcatgtgttgtaggcctacacgcCCTTCTTCGAAATAGCATATAGCCTAAGAGTAAAACAGCTTGCATTTTGAATATTGCATTTTCCAATACACGTGGGCATAAATAAAGACGTAATCTGTCCATTGTACAGTAAAGGGCAAAAACACATCGAGCAACGTGTGAGGTGAGATGGCACAGGGGGAAAAACAAGCGTACAGAATCTCCATAAAATGGGGAAATAATGCAACAAATAGTCTGTTCGTTCGTGGAGAACCTGTACCAGCCTTGCCtattcattcttttctttttaggTTTCACGCCACAGACCCCAAGGCAGCACCGTGGTAATTTCGCTCATGTCGTCACAGCCTTGCAATTTTCTGGCTATAAGGTCTGGACATGGCCCGACACTCATGTCTTCAATCCCTTCatttatactgtagcctacatcattCGTTATATGGCTCATATGCCTACTTAGTTCAAATAACTATGATTACATTAAAATAATGTTGAAATTGTGACTTTTGCATTATGATCACTATGTGCATTAACTCCATGGTTGTCTTTATATTCAGCCACCTGAAACCCAGTCAGGCAGGGAACAGCCTAGACCAGCAGCAGGACCGAGGAGAATCGACGGAACGCCTCTTTCTGGGGCCCTTCTCCGCGATTCTCCACACTTTTCCATCAATAGACGCCATCCTGGGAAAGTTTAACCAAATGGCCACCAGTGAAGTTTGTGCTGTGTGCAATACTTCCCCTTATATCTCAATAAGTACAACTGAGAAGAGAGACCCTATTCCGTGTTTTGGCCAGAGTTAAGCCTACCAAACACAAACAGACGTTAGCCTGCTATGCCACTTGTACTCCAAGTGTCAAGTTCAGAACTCGATGTAAACTGAAGATGCAGTTATGTCCAAACTGTCCAAACACTAGTTAGTGTAGGAGAAATGGAGGGAGTACAAGTTGTTATTTACTCTGGAGTGGACACGCGACAGACAGGAGCTCTCATCGAGTCACGTTTAAAGTTGCTTGACTTGCGTTGGAAAACACACAATGCGCTTGTTTGGATAGGCGCCCTGGCTTGGCGCGCAAATGGCGTGGAAAAGAGCGCGCGAGTGGCGCACGCATTTACATCTGAGAGTGTTCACTGAGGAGTTCACATCGGGATGAAAGGGCCTCAGTATATAAGCGCCCAGGCTGCTCATTGATCCATTCTTCTGGCCTTTTATGTGGCTTACAAAACTAGGCCAATCAAAGATTTCTGGCTTTTGAAGCGTCAAGCTGTGGGCTATTGAAAAGAACTGCTTAGTCAAAAGGCAAATTCTCGAGAAAATAAAAGACGTGGTAACTAAATATTGGAGATTTAAGCACTACCACATAAGGAATTCTTAACATTGGATAAAGGAGGTTGTCACATTAATTATTTTGAATGTAACCAAACACAGTTTAGCCATCACACTGTAGATCTGCGTTGGGTTTATGGAGGTAAAGGGTATAAGTGATCAAAACTTGGGGAAACATCGAAGGTGGTTAGCTCTGTCACAATTCAATGAAAAGTAAGCCTAATTAATAACCTTAATAGGTAACCTTGCTCGCTGTGACCTACAATAAACTCTCAACACACCAATTAGGAGTAAAAACAATGCTGAATAAAAGCGGCAAGGACCCCTATCAGTAGTCTCATTGGACAATCCTGCATGcttaaatgaatgttaaatgagtgaaaaataaaataaaatgtgcaACCAGATGTAGATCACCAGTCAACATCACAAAGTGTGTAAAGTGACATTTACTACATAAAACATTTGTGCAAAACAGGTCACACAATTTCAATCAAGCATGCAGATTTGTTAATTGCACGCTATTTAGGACGTTCCACGCTGCCTTTTATTAGATTCCATGTTGTACAAAATTGCATGTAATGCACCGCAAAATCGGCGCAACACAAAAGCTCACAGTATGAAATCGGACACAGGTCCAGGACTGCGCGCAAACTGTCGCCTCCTTTGTTACAGGCACTAAGGCCCCGTTTTCACGCTCAAATGTAACACGTTCTACCATATTAGCTCGCGAGCTCTCAGAATAGAGACTTTTTAAACACCTctcattcaatcattcaatgGCCTAGCTAGGCTACGGCACGATATGGACCCACTACATCTGCATCTACATCTTAATATAGAATAGGCTACCCTTTCCACCCTTTATAGCAGCGAGATAACTCAAAAGATACAGTGACTGATGGTGAATAGAGCACAATGCTTTCTCAATAGGCCCATAAACTTGTTTTGGTGACCTTTCAACGCGTTTCCTCTTTATTCAAAATACTCTTCATTTACACGAATAGCAGGTTCAAACAGAGCAACGTTGACATGGGAATAACGCACCCTGAAAAAACAAGTGGAGGCTATGTTTATCAAAAGCCTGGTCGgtcttttcttttcactttcacttcttctCCACTGGTAACTCATTAACTACAGTGCGCTATTGTCATTCACGACCCGCTTAAGAGATTGCAAATGGGGTGCTGTAATAATTAGGTTATTCTACGACTTGTTAACAACAATTAGTGAGGCAATTACTCAATTACCTGCAATAAACTTATTTTAATTCAGAACAAATCTGGTACATATTACCACCTGAATGGCAAGACGGGCAAAACTCAGTCCTGAGTGCAAAACGATGTTGTCAGAGCAGTATTTAGGTAACCTACTTCAACATAAGGTGTGCCAGCTATTTTGACTTTACTGTAGAGA
This Engraulis encrasicolus isolate BLACKSEA-1 chromosome 10, IST_EnEncr_1.0, whole genome shotgun sequence DNA region includes the following protein-coding sequences:
- the her3 gene encoding hairy-related 3, which translates into the protein MVAAADPEKPKVFSGKKVSKPLMEKKRRARINKCLDQLKTLLESCYSNNIRKRKLEKADILELTVRHLKQLQKNHRGLAMNSDFAEYQAGFRSCLAGVDQYLLMTDIGRRNRSDMLTQLSSRLPRTDAHHENSRTLDSAAHSRKALNN